A single window of Brevundimonas naejangsanensis DNA harbors:
- the fsa gene encoding fructose-6-phosphate aldolase: MKLFLDTADVAVIKDLLPTGMVDGVTTNPSLIAKSGRNIAEVIAEICALVEGPISAEAVATDFETMVKEGDKLASIAPNVVVKLPLTWDGLRATRAFADKGIKTNVTLCFSATQAMLAAKAGATFISPFVGRLDDVGADGVGLLEDIRTLYDIHDFSTEILAASVRNADHVTAAALAGADASTIPADVFKALVKHPLTDKGLDAFLADWGKTGQSIL; encoded by the coding sequence ATGAAACTCTTTCTCGACACCGCCGACGTCGCCGTCATCAAGGACCTGCTGCCCACCGGGATGGTGGACGGCGTCACCACCAATCCTAGCCTGATCGCCAAGTCGGGTCGCAACATCGCCGAGGTCATCGCCGAAATCTGCGCCCTGGTCGAGGGGCCGATCTCGGCCGAGGCCGTGGCCACCGACTTCGAGACCATGGTCAAGGAGGGCGACAAGCTGGCCTCCATCGCCCCCAACGTCGTGGTCAAGCTGCCGCTGACCTGGGACGGCCTGCGCGCGACGCGCGCCTTCGCCGACAAGGGGATCAAGACCAACGTCACCCTGTGCTTCTCGGCGACCCAGGCCATGCTGGCGGCCAAGGCCGGCGCGACCTTCATCTCGCCCTTCGTCGGCCGTCTGGACGACGTCGGCGCCGACGGCGTGGGCCTGCTGGAAGACATCCGCACCCTGTACGACATCCACGACTTCAGCACGGAAATCCTGGCCGCCTCGGTGCGCAATGCGGACCATGTGACCGCCGCCGCCCTGGCCGGCGCCGACGCCTCGACCATTCCGGCCGACGTTTTCAAGGCCTTGGTCAAGCACCCGTTAACCGACAAGGGGTTGGATGCCTTCCTGGCGGACTGGGGCAAGACCGGTCAGTCCATTTTGTAA
- a CDS encoding tyrosine recombinase XerC: MTSQDALAAWLEHLAHERRLSSRTLEAYGHIGRLYLAFLERHRGGAQSAAELGSVTAAEARAHLAERRSGERPLNARSLSQTLAAIRGFHAFLDRRLGVATPQLTLVRGPKVKPSLPRPISEDQAKGLLHEPEADPDMEPWEAARDRAVLTLLYGCGLRISEALSLTRSDAPLPDSLRITGKGGKTRMVPVLPQVREAIDAYLALQPFVIDADQALFRARRGGPLSARHVQATVQRLRGRLGLPASATPHALRHSFATHLLGAGADLRSIQELLGHASLSTTQKYTQVDAARLLAAYSQAHPRG; the protein is encoded by the coding sequence ATGACTTCGCAGGACGCCCTGGCCGCCTGGCTGGAGCATCTGGCGCATGAGCGCCGCCTGTCGTCGCGCACGCTCGAGGCCTATGGCCATATCGGGCGGCTGTATCTGGCCTTTCTGGAGCGCCATCGCGGCGGGGCGCAGAGCGCGGCCGAGCTCGGCTCGGTCACGGCGGCCGAGGCGCGCGCCCACCTGGCCGAGCGCCGCAGCGGCGAGCGCCCGCTGAACGCCCGCTCGCTCAGCCAGACCCTGGCCGCCATCCGGGGCTTTCACGCCTTCCTCGACCGACGGCTGGGCGTGGCGACGCCGCAACTGACCCTGGTGCGCGGGCCCAAGGTCAAGCCCTCCCTGCCCCGACCGATCAGCGAGGATCAGGCGAAGGGCCTGCTGCATGAACCCGAGGCCGACCCCGACATGGAGCCGTGGGAGGCGGCGCGCGACCGCGCCGTCCTGACCCTGCTCTACGGTTGCGGCCTGCGGATTTCGGAGGCCCTGTCGCTGACGCGGTCGGACGCCCCCCTGCCGGACAGCCTTCGCATCACCGGCAAAGGCGGCAAGACGCGCATGGTCCCCGTCTTGCCGCAGGTGCGCGAGGCGATCGACGCCTATCTTGCGCTCCAGCCCTTCGTCATCGACGCCGATCAGGCCCTGTTCCGGGCGCGGCGCGGCGGCCCTTTGAGCGCCCGTCATGTGCAGGCTACCGTGCAGCGGCTGCGCGGGCGGCTCGGCCTGCCCGCCTCCGCGACGCCCCACGCGCTGAGGCACAGCTTCGCCACCCACCTGCTGGGGGCGGGGGCCGATCTGCGTTCGATCCAGGAACTGCTGGGCCACGCCAGCCTGTCGACGACGCAGAAATACACCCAGGTCGACGCCGCCCGCCTGCTGGCCGCCTACTCGCAGGCGCACCCGCGCGGCTGA
- a CDS encoding primosomal protein N', giving the protein MKVASVLIPLPVPEAFDYEVPEELTVMRGDQVAVPLGPRLIRGVVAEVFETTGSNRKLKAVEQVLADPRLPERTLDFVEWAARWTLSPPGEMAATALKGLRAPRPRPERRVRRVEGRSPARPTAARTAVLEALGQRSMPGPDLARAAGVSSGVVKGLVDEGVLEPFEVEAVAAFDPPDPDHAPATLNPDQAASAAAIADAVAAGGFAPFLLDGVTGSGKTEAYLEAAARALRADPTAQVLILLPEIALTQAVIERITARFGVAPAEWHSGVAPPRRRQAWEAVVSGRCNIVVGARSALFLPYANLKLIVVDEEHDGSFKQEEGLVYHGRDLAVARARIEGATVVLASATPSLETLWNAHQGRYRWLKLAARHGAAVLPEIGLIDLRECPPDPQTWLSAPLREAIGETLTRGEQSLLFLNRRGYAPVVLCRSCGHRLTAPDTDSWLVEHRYTGRLVCHLTGFSMPKPKACPSCGAEDSLVPVGPGVERVEEEVRQLFPEARTAVFSSDTVPDGKSARALIQSMADGEIDILVATQAAAKGHNFPRLTLVGVVDADLGLRGGDLRAAERTYQLLAQATGRAGRADKPGRALLQTWTPEHPVLQALAAGDRDAFVEAEMAEREAASLPPHGRLAALILSSENAMAVEKVARDLAEAIPNAERLEVYGPADAPLALVRGRRRKRLLVRADRDVNLQAFLRAWLARVKVPASVRLTVDVDPYSFL; this is encoded by the coding sequence GTGAAGGTCGCCTCCGTCCTCATCCCCCTGCCGGTGCCGGAAGCCTTCGACTACGAAGTGCCTGAGGAATTGACGGTCATGCGCGGCGATCAGGTCGCCGTGCCGCTGGGGCCGCGCCTGATCCGCGGCGTGGTGGCCGAGGTGTTCGAGACGACCGGCTCCAATCGCAAGCTGAAGGCGGTCGAGCAGGTGTTGGCCGATCCGCGCCTGCCGGAACGGACGCTGGACTTCGTCGAATGGGCGGCGCGCTGGACCCTCAGCCCGCCCGGCGAGATGGCGGCGACGGCGCTGAAGGGCCTGCGCGCGCCGCGGCCCCGGCCCGAGCGGCGGGTGCGGCGTGTCGAGGGCCGCAGTCCCGCCCGCCCGACGGCGGCGCGCACGGCGGTGCTGGAGGCCCTGGGCCAACGATCCATGCCCGGCCCCGATCTGGCGCGGGCGGCGGGCGTCTCGTCCGGCGTGGTCAAGGGACTGGTCGATGAAGGGGTGCTGGAGCCGTTCGAGGTCGAGGCGGTCGCCGCCTTCGACCCGCCCGATCCCGACCATGCGCCCGCGACCCTGAACCCGGATCAGGCGGCCTCGGCGGCGGCCATTGCGGACGCTGTGGCGGCGGGCGGCTTCGCCCCTTTCCTGCTGGACGGGGTGACGGGCTCGGGCAAGACGGAGGCCTATCTGGAGGCGGCGGCGCGGGCGCTGCGGGCCGATCCGACGGCGCAGGTGCTGATCCTGCTGCCCGAGATCGCCCTGACCCAGGCGGTGATCGAGCGCATCACCGCCCGCTTCGGCGTCGCCCCGGCCGAATGGCATTCCGGCGTCGCCCCGCCGCGCCGGCGACAGGCGTGGGAGGCGGTGGTCTCCGGCCGCTGCAACATCGTCGTCGGCGCGCGCTCGGCCCTGTTCCTGCCCTACGCCAACCTGAAGCTGATCGTGGTGGACGAAGAGCACGACGGCTCGTTCAAACAGGAGGAGGGGCTGGTCTATCACGGCCGCGACCTGGCCGTGGCGCGGGCGCGGATCGAGGGGGCGACGGTCGTTCTCGCCTCGGCCACCCCGTCGCTGGAGACGCTGTGGAACGCCCATCAGGGGCGGTATCGCTGGCTGAAGCTGGCGGCGCGACACGGGGCGGCGGTCCTGCCCGAGATCGGCCTGATCGACCTGCGCGAATGTCCGCCGGACCCGCAGACCTGGCTGTCCGCACCTTTACGCGAAGCCATCGGCGAGACGCTGACGCGCGGCGAGCAGAGCCTGCTGTTCCTCAACCGGCGCGGCTACGCCCCGGTGGTGCTGTGCCGGTCGTGCGGGCATCGGCTGACGGCGCCGGACACGGATTCCTGGCTGGTCGAGCACCGCTACACCGGGCGGCTGGTCTGCCACCTGACCGGCTTCTCCATGCCCAAGCCCAAGGCCTGCCCGTCATGCGGGGCCGAGGACTCGCTGGTTCCCGTGGGGCCGGGCGTCGAGCGGGTCGAGGAAGAGGTGCGCCAGCTGTTCCCCGAGGCGCGCACCGCCGTGTTCAGTTCGGACACCGTGCCGGACGGCAAGTCGGCCCGCGCCCTGATACAGAGCATGGCCGACGGCGAGATCGACATTCTGGTCGCCACCCAGGCTGCGGCGAAAGGCCACAACTTCCCGCGCCTGACGCTCGTGGGCGTGGTGGACGCGGATCTGGGCCTGCGCGGCGGCGACCTCCGCGCCGCCGAGCGGACCTATCAACTGCTGGCCCAGGCCACGGGCCGGGCGGGGCGGGCGGACAAGCCGGGCCGCGCCCTGCTGCAGACCTGGACGCCCGAGCATCCGGTGCTGCAGGCCCTGGCGGCGGGCGACCGCGACGCCTTCGTCGAGGCCGAGATGGCCGAGCGCGAGGCGGCCTCCCTGCCGCCGCACGGCCGTCTGGCGGCGCTGATCCTGTCCAGCGAGAACGCCATGGCGGTCGAGAAGGTCGCCCGCGACCTGGCCGAGGCCATCCCCAACGCCGAGCGGCTGGAGGTCTATGGTCCCGCCGACGCGCCCCTGGCCCTGGTGCGCGGACGGCGACGCAAGCGGCTGTTGGTGCGGGCGGATCGCGACGTGAACCTGCAGGCCTTCCTGCGCGCCTGGCTGGCGCGGGTGAAGGTCCCGGCGTCCGTCAGACTGACCGTGGACGTGGATCCTTATAGTTTCTTGTAG
- a CDS encoding DUF484 family protein — protein MSTSLDLSADPAAGLHWPQVRAWLEDHAEHLLDDRALLEELGLAATGRNVVDFGRAALARLEAVAQREAGARKLIEEIARANFAAQTQTHVAALDLMEARTHVELARHLDAVAQGRFGLAGAAVAIEKPGAVPFGWKALEPGRVDALLGEDGLHWLGPNFTGLSLFGPSEGEVASVALVRMSLSAPGESLPRPALCAFGSAEDDGFTPAMGCELVAFVARVVERMAERWPLEA, from the coding sequence TTGAGCACTTCCCTGGACCTCTCTGCCGACCCGGCCGCGGGCCTTCATTGGCCGCAGGTGCGCGCCTGGCTGGAAGATCACGCCGAACACCTGCTGGACGACCGGGCCCTGCTGGAAGAACTGGGCCTGGCCGCCACCGGCCGCAACGTCGTCGATTTCGGCCGCGCCGCCCTGGCGCGGCTGGAGGCCGTCGCCCAGCGCGAGGCCGGCGCGCGCAAGCTGATCGAAGAGATCGCCCGCGCCAACTTCGCCGCCCAGACCCAGACCCATGTCGCCGCCCTGGACCTGATGGAGGCGCGCACCCACGTTGAACTGGCGCGCCATCTGGACGCCGTCGCGCAGGGCCGCTTCGGCCTGGCCGGCGCCGCCGTGGCGATCGAGAAGCCGGGCGCCGTCCCCTTCGGCTGGAAGGCGCTGGAGCCGGGCCGCGTCGACGCCCTGCTGGGCGAGGACGGCCTGCACTGGCTCGGTCCCAACTTCACCGGCCTCAGCCTGTTCGGCCCTTCTGAGGGCGAAGTCGCCTCGGTCGCCCTGGTGCGGATGAGCCTGAGCGCGCCCGGCGAAAGCCTGCCCCGACCGGCCCTGTGCGCCTTCGGCTCGGCCGAGGACGACGGCTTCACCCCCGCCATGGGCTGCGAACTGGTGGCCTTCGTCGCCCGCGTCGTCGAACGCATGGCCGAGCGATGGCCGCTGGAAGCCTGA